A single region of the Anopheles funestus chromosome X, idAnoFuneDA-416_04, whole genome shotgun sequence genome encodes:
- the LOC125770392 gene encoding uncharacterized protein LOC125770392, with protein MAGSTLIVDFSKVPSKFAIAEMMCFVTNNLQLKKDHMKRVHYRPSSRTVCIDVKDQRRAFHVLAGNDGIKHTVTFCGKKYNIPIAMDDGSIVVQLHDVPSSVTNEQVYEALGQYGTVITMGEGRWADKTAFASLLNGYRFVQIIVTTPIPQYVEIAGQRTLASYRGQAVGRAGRNLAEHNEHQVPDAQELVFYRTSGNRTANAANRVNVSSASTDGSVHSSSTPRIGPSASTDRGSQPSSTPRIGPSASTDRGSQPSSTPTVSGLSPGNAFTGGRNTITPRPQIVKRQPTTDSEQPIPTGSKLPKQRRSQN; from the coding sequence ATGGCAGGAAGTACTTTAATAGTTGATTTCTCGAAGGTACCGTCAAAGTTTGCCATCGCCGAGATGATGTGCTTCGTCACGAACAATCTGCAGCTGAAGAAGGATCACATGAAGCGCGTCCATTATCGGCCATCGAGCCGTACCGTCTGCATTGATGTGAAGGACCAAAGGCGTGCCTTTCATGTGTTGGCCGGAAACGATGGGATAAAGCATACGGTCACGTTTTGCGGCAAGAAGTACAACATACCGATCGCCATGGACGATGGTTCGATCGTCGTGCAGCTGCACGATGTGCCGTCCTCGGTTACGAATGAGCAGGTGTACGAAGCGTTGGGACAGTACGGCACGGTGATCACCATGGGTGAGGGTAGATGGGCCGATAAGACCGCATTCGCCTCACTGCTGAACGGTTACCGGTTTGTGCAGATAATAGTGACCACTCCCATACCGCAGTATGTGGAAATTGCCGGCCAAAGAACGTTGGCCAGCTATCGGGGCCAAGCGGTTGGACGGGCTGGCCGCAATCTAGCGGAACATAACGAACATCAGGTACCGGATGCGCAAGAGCTGGTGTTTTATCGTACGTCCGGAAATAGGACCGCTAACGCTGCAAATCGTGTGAACGTATCGAGCGCTTCTACCGACGGAAGCGTCCACTCGTCTTCAACACCGAGAATCGGACCGAGCGCTTCTACCGACAGAGGCTCCCAACCCTCTTCAACACCGAGAATCGGACCGAGCGCTTCTACCGACAGAGGCTCTCAGCCCTCTTCAACACCGACCGTCAGCGGTTTATCGCCAGGAAATGCTTTCACTGGTGGGCGTAATACTATTACACCCCGGCCACAAATTGTTAAAAGACAACCAACAACAGATTCCGAACAACCGATTCCGACTGGCAGCAAGCTGCCAAAGCAGCGACGCAGCCAAAATTAA